The window AGCAGGTCAGGAAGATGGGCAGCATCAGCAAGCTGCTCGGCATGCTCCCCGGCATGGGGCAGATCAAGGACCAGATCAACAACATCGACGAGCGTGACGTCGACCGCACGGCCGCGATCATCAAGTCGATGACCCCGGCCGAGCGCCAGGAGCCGACGATCATCAACGGCTCGCGCCGCGCCCGTATCGCCAAGGGTTCCGGTGTCGAGGTCAGCGCGGTGAAGAACCTCGTGGAGCGGTTCTTCGAGGCTCGCAAGATGATGTCCCGCATGGCCCAGGGCGGCGGCATGCCCGGAATGCCGGGTATGCCCGGCATGGGCGGTGGGCCGGGCCGCAGCAAGAAGCAGCCCAAGCAGGCCAAGGGCAAGCAGCGCTCCGGCAACCCGATGAAGCGCAAGCAGCAGGAGCAGGAGGAGGCCGCCCGCCGGGCCGCCGCCGCGCAGGGCGGTGCTCTCGGGCTGCCGGGCCAGCAGGCCCCTCAGGACTTCGAGCTGCCGGACGAGTTCAAGAAGTTCATGGGCTGACCCGGCACACGGCGGACGCCGCGTGCCGGCCGGGGGGTGTGGCCGGGCGCGCGGCGCCGGGTGCCGTTGCGTGGACGGCGTGTGTGGTGATGTCGCTCGTGGTACTGGCGGTGGCAACCCCCGTACGGGATGTGTTGTTCCCCTGGGCGATGCGTCAGGTTATGGCTGCCGTGCGGCGTTTGGCCAAGCCTGAAGCGCTACCGGCCCGCTTTCTTCACACCATTCACACCCGCGTCGGCAGATGTCTCGAAGACCTTCCCAGGCCGTCCCCGAACGGGTCCGGCCTTCCCCCTTCCCCTGACCGCGCGAACGCTCCTCGGCAGGCTAGGGCGTCCGAGCGATCAGATAGCGGAACACGTTCGGCATCCACACCGTGCCGTCCCGGCGGCGGTGCGGGTGCAGGGCCTCGGTGAGTTCCTTGTCCACCTGCACCTGGTCGGTGGCCGCGATCGCCGCGTCGAACAGGCCGGTCGACAGCAGTCCCCGCACCGCGTTGTCCACGTTGGCGTAGCCGAAGGGACAGGCCACGCGTCCGGAGCCGTCCGGCCGGAGGCCGGCCCGCTGGGCCACCTCCTCCAGGTCGTCCCTGAGCGCCGGGCGCCAGCTGCCCCCGCCCCGCAGGGGATCGGCGAGCTTCGCGGCCACCCGCAGCACCGCCGACGTGGCGCAGCGCTCCGGCGGGCCCCAGCCGGCGAGGACCACGGGGGTGCCGCGTTCCGCAAGCGGGGTCGCCGAGGCGAGCAGCTCACCGAGCCCCTCGGAGTCCCCGTCCAGGCAGCCGATCGGCTCGAAGGCGGTCACCAGGTTGTACAGCGGGTCACCGGGGGCGCGGGCCGCGTCCTCGGCAACGCCCTCGACGACACGGGCGCCGGTACGCGCGCGCGTGCCCCATGCCTGCGGCCGCAGCCGCTCCCGCGCGAGTGCCACTCTCTCGGGCGCCCCCGCGTCCACGCCGGTGACCGTGGCGCCCCGGGAAGCCGCCATCAGCAGCGCGAGCCCCGAGCCGCAGCCGAGCCCGAGCAGTCGGGTGCCGGAGCCGACGTCGAGCCGCCGGTGGACGGCCTCGTACAGCGGTACCAGCATCCGTTCCTGGATCTCGGCCCAGTCACGCGCGCGTGCACGCCGGTCCACGCGAGGTAAGGCCCCCGCGCGAGGCAGTTGCTGCCGCACGAGCGTAGGTGTCATATCGAAAGCGCCCCAATCCGCCGTGAGTTGCCGTTGCCGGATTTCCTGGCCCCCGTGGCAGTGCGCGCTCGCACACCCCCCGTATGCCAGGTAACTCCGCGCCCGGCGCGCCGTCCAGGGGTCTCGGACATCGGTTTTGCGGAGTGTGGGGCCCGGCGAAAAGAATTCACATCACCGCAATATGCCCCCGTACCATCGCGCCATGGCAAAGGCACCCGTACTCACACCCCGGGCGGACGACTTCCCGCGCTGGTACCAGGATCTGATCACCAAGGCCGAGCTGGCCGACAACGGCCCGGTGCGCGGCACCATGGTGATCCGACCGTACGGGTACGGGCTGTGGGAGCGGATGCAGCAGGAGATGGACGCCCGGATCAAGGAGACGGGCACGCAGAACGCGTACTTCCCGCTCCTGATCCCGCAGTCCTACCTCACGCGCGAGGCCGAGCACGTGGAGGGCTTCGCGCCCGAGCTGGCCGTGGTGACGCACGGTGGCGGCAAGGAGCTCGAAGAGCCCGCCGTCGTCCGCCCCACCTCCGAGATGATCATCAACGCCTCCTTCTCGAAGTGGGTGCAGAGCTACCGCGACCTGCCGCTGCTGATCAACCAGTGGGCGAACGTCGTCCGTTGGGAACTGCGCCCCCGGCTGTTCCTGCGCACCTCCGAATTCCTCTGGCAGGAGGGCCACACGGCGCACGCGACCTACGAGGAGGCGCGCGACTTCGCCGCGCGCATCCATCGGGAGGTCTACGAGGACTTCATGGTGAACGTGCTCGCGATGGACGTGGTCCCCGGCCGCAAGACCGTGAAGGAGCGCTTCGCGGGCGCCGTCAACACCCTCACCCTCGAAGGCATGATGGGCGACGGCAAGGCCCTCCAGATGGCCACCAGTCACGAACTGGGCCAGAACTTCGCCAAGGCCTTCAACACCCGGTACCTGTCGAAGGACGGCAGTCAGGAACTCGTCTGGCAGACCTCCTGGGGCTCCACCACGCGCATGATCGGCGCCCTGGTGATGATGCACGGCGACGACCACGGACTGAGGGTCCCGCCCCGGCTGGCGCAGACCCAGGTGGTCGTCCTCGCGATCAAGGGCGACGAGGCCGTTCTGGCCAAGGTCCGCGAGCTGGGCGACCGGCTGAAGGCCGCGGGCGTCCGGGTCCGGGTGGACGACCGTACGGACATCCCGTTCGGCCGCCGCGCCGTCGACTGGGAACTCAAGGGCGTTCCCGTACGCGTCGAGGTCGGCCCCCGTGACCTGGAGAACGGCACCGCGATGCTCGTCCGCCGCATCCCCGGCGGCAAGGCGCCCGTCGCGATCGACTCGCTCGTACCCCTGCTCCCCGCGATGCTCGAAGAGGACCAGGCGCTCCTGCTGACGCAGTCCCGCGAGCGCCGCGAGTCCCGTACGGCCGAGGTGGCGACGCCCGACGAGGCGATCGAGGCCGCTGTGTCCGGCGGCTGG is drawn from Streptomyces bottropensis ATCC 25435 and contains these coding sequences:
- a CDS encoding SAM-dependent methyltransferase, translating into MTPTLVRQQLPRAGALPRVDRRARARDWAEIQERMLVPLYEAVHRRLDVGSGTRLLGLGCGSGLALLMAASRGATVTGVDAGAPERVALARERLRPQAWGTRARTGARVVEGVAEDAARAPGDPLYNLVTAFEPIGCLDGDSEGLGELLASATPLAERGTPVVLAGWGPPERCATSAVLRVAAKLADPLRGGGSWRPALRDDLEEVAQRAGLRPDGSGRVACPFGYANVDNAVRGLLSTGLFDAAIAATDQVQVDKELTEALHPHRRRDGTVWMPNVFRYLIARTP
- the proS gene encoding proline--tRNA ligase; its protein translation is MAKAPVLTPRADDFPRWYQDLITKAELADNGPVRGTMVIRPYGYGLWERMQQEMDARIKETGTQNAYFPLLIPQSYLTREAEHVEGFAPELAVVTHGGGKELEEPAVVRPTSEMIINASFSKWVQSYRDLPLLINQWANVVRWELRPRLFLRTSEFLWQEGHTAHATYEEARDFAARIHREVYEDFMVNVLAMDVVPGRKTVKERFAGAVNTLTLEGMMGDGKALQMATSHELGQNFAKAFNTRYLSKDGSQELVWQTSWGSTTRMIGALVMMHGDDHGLRVPPRLAQTQVVVLAIKGDEAVLAKVRELGDRLKAAGVRVRVDDRTDIPFGRRAVDWELKGVPVRVEVGPRDLENGTAMLVRRIPGGKAPVAIDSLVPLLPAMLEEDQALLLTQSRERRESRTAEVATPDEAIEAAVSGGWARIPWSTLGEEGEARLGEHAVTVRCLVAEDGSVPDSYDAPGNVAVVARAY